One region of Tumebacillus amylolyticus genomic DNA includes:
- a CDS encoding threonine/serine exporter family protein, with the protein MSSGQGQDRVLDLCLRAGDLMLKHGAETSRVEETIVRVGRASGAKLVHSFVTPTGIFISVGAAGAEKTGLIRIRTTSAINLYKVHEVNDLSRRFERGQLTIDEMFDRLNAIDAAPPHYRIRYQHVAAAISSGAFTMLFGGGWSEFLIGSVCGWLSNTTMESMFEHVPRFLRVFIAALVGVLVAALSVKSGFSSNLEAAVIGAVIPLVPGLSLTNAIRDLMAGELLSGVARASEATLTAFAIAVAVALVLSFISVGVEVAP; encoded by the coding sequence ATGAGCAGCGGCCAAGGCCAAGACCGGGTACTCGACCTCTGCTTGCGCGCAGGCGATCTCATGCTCAAACACGGTGCGGAAACATCGCGTGTAGAAGAGACGATCGTGCGCGTAGGACGGGCGTCCGGTGCAAAGTTGGTACATAGTTTTGTGACGCCGACGGGGATTTTCATCTCGGTCGGAGCGGCGGGCGCGGAGAAAACCGGCCTGATCCGTATCCGCACCACATCGGCGATCAATCTGTACAAAGTCCATGAGGTCAACGACCTCTCCCGAAGATTCGAGCGCGGGCAGTTGACGATCGACGAGATGTTCGACCGTTTGAACGCCATCGACGCCGCACCGCCGCACTATCGGATTCGTTATCAACACGTGGCGGCCGCGATCTCGAGCGGCGCTTTTACCATGCTGTTTGGCGGCGGGTGGTCAGAATTTCTGATCGGCTCGGTGTGCGGATGGTTGAGCAACACGACGATGGAATCGATGTTTGAGCATGTGCCGCGCTTCTTGCGGGTGTTTATCGCAGCGCTCGTCGGCGTTTTGGTGGCGGCGTTGAGCGTCAAGAGCGGGTTCTCCAGCAACCTCGAAGCGGCGGTCATCGGCGCGGTGATTCCGCTGGTGCCGGGACTGAGCTTGACCAACGCGATTCGCGATCTGATGGCGGGCGAATTGCTCTCCGGCGTCGCGCGGGCGAGTGAAGCGACGCTTACGGCGTTTGCGATCGCCGTCGCCGTGGCGCTGGTGCTCTCGTTCATCTCCGTCGGCGTGGAGGTGGCA
- a CDS encoding protein kinase domain-containing protein yields MATWQPTWSDPFFQKGQFITGLWNKKRYRIDGMLGSGANGEVYRVTCDGQTYALKVSAQAPEISLEHKILKQLQGVARGADLGPLIFDLDDVQTPRGKVFFYVMEWVRGTDLPDFLQKRGAHWTPVLLLQLCTYLERLHAQGYCFGDLKAENCLVNEEHGIVRLVDFGGVTPFGRGVKEYTEWYDRAWWGQGSRLSEESYDVFALSMLAIQLLAPEARKGVSQIGPNYSMLKKAILSDPRFDDWRGLLKGVGDGRIRTIASLREALSPLVKKSVETEKKLKRKQTRRRDWTDWLLLGSAAVLVLVFCQFLLF; encoded by the coding sequence ATGGCGACATGGCAGCCTACGTGGTCTGATCCTTTTTTTCAAAAAGGCCAGTTCATCACCGGCCTCTGGAACAAAAAACGCTACCGCATCGACGGGATGCTCGGCAGCGGCGCGAACGGTGAAGTCTACCGCGTGACCTGCGACGGACAGACCTACGCGCTGAAAGTGTCGGCGCAGGCTCCGGAAATCTCGCTCGAACATAAAATACTCAAACAACTGCAGGGGGTGGCTCGAGGCGCAGACCTTGGGCCGCTCATCTTTGATTTGGACGATGTGCAAACGCCGCGGGGCAAGGTGTTTTTTTACGTCATGGAATGGGTGCGCGGCACCGACCTCCCCGACTTTCTTCAAAAAAGAGGCGCACACTGGACCCCGGTGCTCCTCCTCCAACTCTGCACGTACTTGGAACGCCTCCACGCCCAAGGCTACTGCTTCGGCGATCTCAAAGCGGAGAACTGCCTCGTCAACGAGGAGCACGGCATCGTCCGGCTCGTCGATTTCGGCGGCGTCACCCCCTTTGGGCGCGGGGTCAAAGAATACACCGAATGGTACGACCGCGCCTGGTGGGGGCAGGGCAGCCGCTTGTCGGAGGAGAGCTACGATGTGTTTGCGCTCTCGATGCTCGCCATCCAACTGCTCGCCCCGGAAGCGCGCAAGGGAGTCTCCCAGATCGGACCGAACTACTCGATGCTGAAAAAAGCCATCCTCAGCGACCCGCGCTTCGACGACTGGCGAGGTCTTTTAAAAGGAGTGGGGGACGGCCGTATCCGCACGATCGCCTCTCTGCGGGAGGCGCTTTCACCGCTCGTGAAAAAAAGCGTCGAAACCGAAAAAAAGCTCAAACGCAAACAAACACGCCGCCGCGATTGGACCGATTGGCTGTTGCTCGGTTCAGCGGCGGTGTTGGTGTTGGTATTTTGTCAATTTCTCCTCTTCTAA
- the spoIIE gene encoding stage II sporulation protein E has protein sequence MWKRFFQREDRGLAAGAAGGAGGASGASRAKGPFGRMQDRLHYAMGGVQAYLGRSTTILTVMAFFLGRAMILGELSPFAIAFYAVILRLKRSAARYVLGALMLGSFTTNGLFSIWPILVLALLGYRFVYGLLSKKKALTLGTVPFVVFLVDSAVRLAGNAAMGDMSSYSFLMGLVDGFLSMVLTLIFIQSLPIFTFQRGVKELRNEEIVCLVILLASMLTGLHGLHLGALSFENVFSRYLIMLFALIGGAGVAAGVGVVTGIILTMASLMAATQIGLLAFSGLLAGLLRDVKKIGVGIGFVLGAAILTVYVNDTSSVIVALEESAMAFAMLLLTPKSFIDQVSRYVPGTHQHSLSQQDYARRIRELMAMRIREVSSVFQELSNTFAQISSASQQKTQAQDEVMNKTFQSAASQVCKGCFKQEQCWEKNFYQTYRALFDTVTLIDIEGGLSKSEIPKELTKFCVKTDAMIPALTGAVEISKRDMQWQNQLADSRNMVAEQLVGISSIMADLAQEIRKENHVSADHEEHIVAALEHLGLSIRSVDIVSLEEGKVEIEVTSTGATSADEGEKLIAPLLSEVLGENIVVTNSRYWEDENGVTMTLSSAKLYHIETGIASAAKDGRMHCGDSFTALDVGNGKYAVAVSDGMGNGERAMQESSAAIRLLQQLLKAGFDEQLAIKTVNSVLLLRSQDEIFTTMDLALIDMFTAKTEFLKIGSAPSFIKRQGKVNTISGENIPIGILQEIDIQTVEEELQEGDLLILMSDGIFDAPKHTDDKEGWLKKKIEDFESNDPQEIADMLVELAVRINHGKIIDDMTVLVARVAKYKPEWATIRLPGVQKIKRRGGQMLHDQDKLVPMT, from the coding sequence ATGTGGAAACGATTCTTCCAGCGTGAAGACAGAGGACTAGCAGCGGGGGCAGCCGGTGGGGCAGGGGGCGCAAGTGGAGCGTCTCGTGCGAAGGGGCCGTTCGGGCGAATGCAAGACCGACTTCACTACGCGATGGGAGGCGTGCAAGCGTACTTGGGGAGATCGACGACGATCTTGACCGTGATGGCGTTTTTCCTCGGACGTGCGATGATTCTGGGGGAACTCTCGCCGTTTGCCATCGCGTTCTACGCGGTGATCTTGCGGCTCAAGCGCTCCGCCGCCCGCTACGTGCTCGGAGCGTTGATGCTCGGCTCGTTCACAACCAACGGGTTGTTCTCGATCTGGCCCATCTTGGTTCTGGCGCTGCTCGGGTATCGCTTCGTCTACGGCTTGCTGAGCAAGAAAAAAGCGCTGACGCTCGGCACCGTGCCGTTCGTGGTGTTCCTCGTAGACAGCGCGGTGCGACTGGCGGGCAACGCGGCGATGGGAGACATGAGTTCCTACAGCTTCCTGATGGGTCTCGTAGACGGGTTCCTCTCGATGGTGTTGACGCTGATCTTCATCCAGTCGCTGCCGATCTTCACGTTCCAACGCGGGGTCAAAGAATTGCGCAACGAAGAGATCGTCTGCCTCGTGATCTTGCTCGCGTCGATGCTCACCGGACTTCACGGTTTGCATCTCGGAGCGCTGTCGTTTGAAAATGTGTTCTCCCGCTACCTGATCATGCTGTTCGCGCTGATCGGCGGGGCCGGAGTCGCGGCTGGTGTGGGCGTGGTGACGGGGATCATCCTCACGATGGCAAGTCTGATGGCGGCGACGCAAATCGGATTGCTGGCTTTCTCGGGACTGCTCGCCGGCCTCCTGCGCGATGTGAAAAAAATCGGCGTCGGCATCGGCTTCGTGCTCGGTGCGGCGATCTTGACGGTCTATGTGAACGACACAAGTTCGGTCATCGTGGCGCTCGAAGAATCGGCGATGGCGTTCGCGATGCTCTTGCTGACACCGAAGAGCTTCATCGACCAAGTTTCGCGCTACGTGCCGGGCACGCACCAGCACTCGCTCTCGCAACAGGATTACGCCCGCCGCATTCGTGAACTGATGGCGATGCGAATCCGCGAAGTCTCCAGCGTTTTTCAAGAACTCTCCAACACGTTCGCGCAGATTTCCAGCGCCTCGCAACAAAAAACACAAGCGCAGGACGAAGTGATGAACAAAACGTTTCAATCCGCAGCCAGTCAAGTCTGCAAAGGATGCTTCAAGCAAGAACAATGCTGGGAAAAAAACTTCTACCAAACCTACCGAGCCCTGTTCGACACGGTGACGTTGATCGACATCGAGGGCGGGTTGAGCAAATCGGAAATCCCCAAGGAACTCACGAAGTTCTGTGTCAAAACGGATGCGATGATCCCCGCGCTGACCGGCGCGGTGGAAATCTCGAAACGGGACATGCAGTGGCAGAACCAACTCGCCGACTCCCGCAACATGGTCGCGGAGCAGTTGGTGGGCATCTCCTCGATCATGGCGGACCTCGCGCAAGAGATTCGCAAGGAAAACCACGTCTCCGCCGACCACGAAGAGCACATCGTCGCCGCACTGGAACACCTCGGGCTGTCGATTCGCTCGGTGGACATCGTGTCGCTTGAGGAAGGCAAAGTGGAGATCGAAGTGACTTCGACGGGCGCAACGTCGGCGGATGAAGGCGAGAAATTGATTGCGCCGCTCCTCTCCGAAGTGCTGGGCGAGAACATCGTCGTGACGAACTCACGCTATTGGGAAGACGAGAACGGCGTGACGATGACCTTGTCGTCCGCGAAGTTGTATCACATCGAGACGGGGATCGCATCGGCGGCGAAGGACGGACGGATGCATTGCGGAGATTCGTTCACGGCGCTCGATGTAGGCAATGGAAAATACGCCGTGGCGGTCAGCGACGGCATGGGCAACGGCGAGCGTGCGATGCAGGAGTCGAGCGCGGCGATTCGTTTGTTGCAGCAATTGTTGAAAGCAGGCTTTGACGAGCAGTTGGCGATCAAGACGGTGAATTCGGTGCTGCTGCTCCGTTCGCAAGATGAGATCTTCACGACGATGGACCTCGCGCTGATCGACATGTTCACGGCGAAAACCGAGTTCCTCAAGATCGGATCGGCGCCGTCGTTCATCAAGCGTCAAGGCAAAGTCAACACGATCTCCGGCGAGAACATCCCGATCGGCATCCTGCAAGAAATCGACATCCAGACGGTCGAGGAAGAACTGCAAGAGGGCGACTTGCTGATCCTGATGTCGGACGGCATCTTCGACGCTCCGAAGCACACCGACGACAAAGAAGGCTGGCTCAAGAAAAAAATCGAAGACTTCGAAAGCAACGACCCGCAAGAAATCGCCGACATGCTGGTGGAACTTGCGGTGCGCATCAACCACGGCAAGATCATCGACGACATGACCGTACTCGTCGCCCGCGTCGCCAAGTACAAGCCGGAGTGGGCCACGATCCGTCTCCCCGGTGTGCAAAAAATCAAGCGCAGAGGTGGCCAGATGCTTCACGACCAAGACAAACTGGTGCCGATGACGTAA
- a CDS encoding vWA domain-containing protein, whose product MWKNVTMKQILLITDGCSNRGGNPIEAATFARKLGIAVNVVGIVDGGDLNSAGRQEVQAIAESGGGISRIVEAKQLAMTMQMVTKHTVQMTIQQVVNKELRQLMGTDADGLPPEKRSDVAEMVDKLGDEAQLQLVVVIDTSASMHDKLPTVREAIRDLKIGLDVRKGNHQVAILTFPGQQGEDVSVVADFTQNANLVDLMNALRANGGTPTGPAIEKATRMLSQHLIERPANREDDGDGDMAAYVV is encoded by the coding sequence ATGTGGAAGAATGTGACGATGAAACAGATTTTGCTGATTACCGACGGGTGCTCTAACCGGGGAGGCAACCCGATTGAAGCGGCGACGTTTGCCCGCAAGCTCGGGATCGCGGTGAACGTGGTCGGCATCGTGGACGGCGGCGACCTGAACTCCGCCGGTCGTCAGGAAGTCCAAGCCATCGCCGAATCGGGCGGCGGCATCTCGCGCATCGTGGAAGCGAAGCAACTCGCCATGACGATGCAGATGGTCACGAAACACACCGTCCAGATGACGATCCAGCAAGTCGTCAACAAAGAACTCCGCCAGCTCATGGGCACCGACGCGGACGGTCTCCCGCCGGAGAAACGCAGCGACGTCGCCGAAATGGTCGACAAACTCGGTGACGAAGCACAGTTGCAACTCGTCGTCGTCATCGACACCAGCGCATCCATGCACGACAAACTCCCGACCGTCCGCGAAGCGATCCGCGACCTCAAGATCGGTCTCGATGTCCGCAAAGGCAACCACCAAGTTGCGATCCTCACGTTCCCGGGTCAACAGGGCGAGGACGTCTCGGTCGTCGCCGACTTCACGCAAAACGCCAACCTCGTCGATCTGATGAACGCTCTGCGCGCCAACGGTGGCACGCCGACGGGCCCGGCGATTGAGAAAGCAACGCGCATGCTCTCACAGCATTTGATCGAACGACCCGCCAATCGGGAGGATGATGGAGATGGCGACATGGCAGCCTACGTGGTCTGA